From Colias croceus chromosome 24, ilColCroc2.1, the proteins below share one genomic window:
- the LOC123702688 gene encoding myrosinase 1-like — protein sequence MKMYLRLIQFLSCCVLCVYGWSDNRIRKFKDDFSFGVSTSAYQIEGAWNIDGKGESIWDRFLHNYPEVIADGRNGDEACNSYHQYKRDVEMLRELGVDHYRFSISWPRILPSGYPNIINEKGIQYYDNLINELLKYNIQPMVTLYHFDLPQPLQDLGGWINPLSVEWFEDFARVVFDKYGDRVKYWITINQPNDVCIQGYSGLMAPGIVSKGVGDYICVKNVMLAHAKAYRLYEREYKKKYNGQVGISLGLNWAHGKTNATENEEAAAIYRDFTIGLYMDPIWSEDGGFPRTVKERIAKKSKEQGFKESRLPTLSKEEIKLLKGSADFLGINHYTSFLVEPSGQQYDSPSIDDDMGVKISHNKEWRSSQSMWLKSAPYGIYRLCLYLNKVYKYPQIYITEHGWSTTTGLNDKSRVTTLRDYLSAILFAIEDGTDIKGYTVWSLMDNVEWIAGTSERFGLYEVDFDSKDKKRTARLSALVYKRIIEKRIVENDWLPDNWKIEKEREEL from the exons atgaaaatgtatttacgTTTAATACAATTTCTATCGTGTTG tgttttatGTGTGTATGGATGGTCAGATAACAGGATTCGGAAATTCAAAGATGATTTCTCATTTGGTGTATCCACTTCTGCATATCAAATTGAAGGTGCCTGGAATATTGATG GCAAAGGCGAAAGCATATGGGATAGATTCCTCCATAATTACCCAGAGGTGATTGCCGACGGGAGGAATGGTGATGAAGCCTGCAACTCTTATCATCAGTATAAGCGAGATGTAGAAATGTTGAGAGAGCTGGGCGTTGATCATTACAGATTCTCTATATCCTGGCCGAGGATTCTTCCCTCTG GATACCCCAACATAATTAACGAAAAAGGCATACAATACTATGACAATTTAATCAATGAACTATTAAAGTACAATATTCAGCCCATGGTGACACTATACCATTTTGATTTACCGCAACCCTTACAAGATCTTGGGGGTTGGATCAACCCTTTATCTGTTGAGTGGTTTGAAGACTTCGCAAGGGTTGTGTTTGATAAGTACGGAGATAGGGTCAAATATTGGATCACAATAAACCAACCTAATGATGTTTGTATTCAAG GTTACAGTGGTTTAATGGCGCCAGGCATAGTTTCCAAAGGAGTCGGAGATTACATATGTGTGAAAAATGTTATGCTCGCTCACGCGAAAGCGTATAGATTGTATGAGAGAGAATATAAGAAGAAATATAAcg gtCAAGTAGGAATTTCGTTAGGTTTAAATTGGGCGCATGGTAAGACAAATGCAACAGAGAATGAAGAGGCAGCGGCCATTTATAGAGACTTTACG attggTCTATACATGGACCCCATATGGTCGGAAGATGGCGGATTCCCGCGTACAGTGAAAGAAAGAATTGCTAAAAAGAGCAAGGAACAGGGCTTCAAGGAATCTAGGTTACCTACATTGAGCAAAGAGGAAATTAAACTATTGAAAG GCTCAGCGGATTTCCTCGGAATCAACCACTATACATCATTCCTCGTGGAACCGTCAGGTCAACAATATGATTCTCCATCAATCGATGATGATATGGGCGTGAAGATATCACATAATAAGGAGTGGAGATCCTCGCAGTCTATGTGGTTGAAg agcGCGCCCTACGGCATATACCGTTTATGCTTATATCTCAACAAAGTATACAAATACCCGCAAATATATATAACCGAGCACGGTTGGTCAACTACCACGGGTTTAAACGATAAATCCAGGGTTACCACTCTACGGGATTATTTGTCCGCCATTTTGTTTGCAATAGAAGACGGTACGGATATAAAAGGTTATACCGTGTGGAGTTTGATGGATAATGTTGAATGGATTGCGGGGACTAG cGAACGCTTCGGTCTTTACGAAGTGGACTTCGATTCAAAAGACAAGAAGAGAACAGCAAGATTATCAGCTCTTGTATATAAGCGTATTATCGAGAAGAGAATAGTAGAGAATGACTGGCTACCGGACAATTGGAAAATTGAGAAGGAAAGAGAAGAATTATAA